One Drosophila subobscura isolate 14011-0131.10 chromosome U, UCBerk_Dsub_1.0, whole genome shotgun sequence DNA window includes the following coding sequences:
- the LOC117900926 gene encoding LOW QUALITY PROTEIN: trypsin alpha-like (The sequence of the model RefSeq protein was modified relative to this genomic sequence to represent the inferred CDS: deleted 2 bases in 1 codon), with the protein MLIKVFLLLSAAPLLTAGRVPQLEERIFLGEDTTIEENPWQVAIVWNGGHHCGGSIYSKDFIITAAHCIDDVEANQLQVRVGSSCRDEGGTLHQVAAFKWHSGFSRNLCENDIAIIRLSESLKFNDRVQSIPLATEEPEAGTKAKVTGWGTTLKGRGHGILQGLEVSIISRGLCQKLKSFVTDDVICAGALFNSLGGGDSGGPLTVNNELVGVVSSGRPFLTGEYVSVVYMKDWIQSTTESLSE; encoded by the exons ATGCTAATCAAAGTCTTTCTTCTACTCTCGGCAGCCCCTCTGCTGACTGCTGGACGTGTGCCACAATTGGAGGAACGCATTTTTCTCGGAGAGGATACAACCATCGAGGAGAATCCTTGGCAAGTGGCTATTGTCTGGAATGGAGGCCATCACTGTGGAGGTTCCATCTACAGCAAAGATTTTATTATAACTGCCGCCCATTGTATCGATGACGTAGAGGCTAATCAATTGCAAGTTCGAGTGGGCTCATCATGCCGAGACGAAGGCGGAACACTCCACCAAGTGGCAGCTTTTAAATGGCACAGTGGATTTTCACGT AACTTATGCGAAAACGACATTGCCATTATTCGGTTGAGTGAATCACTCAAATTCAATGATCGGGTACAGAGTATTCCCTTGGCTACGGAAGAGCCCGAGGCTGGCACCAAAGCAAAAGTAACCGGTTGGGGTACTACACTGAAAGGACGTGGACATGGCATTCTTCAAGGCCTTGAGGTTTCCATAATTAGCCGGGGGCTTTGTCAAAAGTTGAAATCTTTTGTCACCGATGACGTCATTTGTGCCGGAGCCTTGTTTAATTCGTTAGGTGGTGGAGACTCCGGTGGCCCTTTGACTGTCAACAACGAACTGGTGGGTGTCGTGTCTTCTGGTCGACCGTTCCTTACAGGAGAGTATGTAAGTGTGGTATATATGAAAGATTGGATTCAAAGTACAACTGAATCGCTTTCAGAATGA